One window of the Dendropsophus ebraccatus isolate aDenEbr1 chromosome 12, aDenEbr1.pat, whole genome shotgun sequence genome contains the following:
- the LOC138768622 gene encoding forkhead box protein E3-like: protein MSVPVMMEPAEENEPLQKPPYSYVALIALVLEESPGRRLPLCGIYEAIARRFPYYARLPGKGWQNSVRHNLSLNPCFIRLPRQPGHKGGLWLLDPSVHDMFEDGNYRRRRRRRYWRGKPELPDTGAPPPAFRYQDPAGYHLPPAHYPLMGGAWGPGSHLIYHQGPNPAYPAAPPGNLHNDLPAPHYWQPEQYGAMLPPRLEMCPPPPALPLCSLRSLLID, encoded by the coding sequence ATGTCTGTCCCGGTGATGATGGAGCCGGCGGAGGAGAACGAGCCCCTGCAGAAGCCGCCATATTCCTACGTAGCTCTGATCGCCCTGGTGCTGGAGGAGAGCCCGGGCCGGCGGCTGCCCCTGTGCGGCATCTACGAGGCCATCGCCCGCCGCTTCCCGTACTATGCCCGGCTGCCCGGGAAGGGATGGCAGAACAGCGTCCGCCACAACCTCAGCCTCAACCCGTGCTTCATCCGCCTGCCCCGCCAGCCCGGGCACAAGGGCGGCCTCTGGCTGCTCGACCCCTCGGTGCATGACATGTTTGAGGACGGAAACTACCGGaggaggcggcggcggcggtACTGGAGGGGAAAGCCTGAGCTCCCGGACACCGGAGCCCCACCGCCCGCATTCCGCTACCAGGATCCCGCCGGGTACCACCTGCCACCCGCGCACTACCCGCTGATGGGCGGAGCCTGGGGCCCCGGGAGCCACCTCATCTATCACCAGGGCCCCAACCCTGCCTACCCCGCCGCCCCACCGGGGAACCTCCACAACGACCTGCCGGCTCCCCACTACTGGCAACCGGAGCAGTACGGAGCCATGCTGCCCCCCAGGCTGGAGATGTGCCCCCCGCCACCGGCTCTGCCCCTGTGCAGCCTCCGATCCCTCCTCATAGACTGA